Proteins from a single region of Plasmodium gaboni strain SY75 chromosome 2, whole genome shotgun sequence:
- a CDS encoding hypothetical protein (conserved Plasmodium protein, unknown function~transcript variant 2; alternatively spliced) → MFFLYNKLTAASRKSDNILREQNADLEKKDVTLNLHEKKKVEEHKKNNDVLKNEEDNFFFVFDDKEINKLNEIKEEQCYMKENDFINEKGYILNDTNISTINNDITSLNNNIIHSSNSNIFVNDSPMENYDDNTDDFFKIDQNNFSSFQFNTSFENEKNVKEEELMNHIDNINVCDTIIDKTNFNTLSDIIPNDNLFNDNFNIYEENNNKNDVVSNGLFMLKNNYNMNFGNNENDVVIDRFNTFENLKHDNNEKNLYNLNNEMSDKELSNNNKDDIFSIKNKVLINENNISSEDKDISFINRKIESNKYEDYCVNNNTETNNFSDILQTVYSKDCEPTTINEDIIYNNFEVMDKNNNDEFDFIIPNSLNKEQDNGNEKYQNVFDSNKKNLENIAVDDPLFSNFSEERKNFFQNCDMSKNIWLDNKFDEHNIFEKNEMYEAKNAYENENYDEKVVDESREFFENNRFFWDDKYKNVDEINDRRLVEEERDVEENYVEENYVEENYDVEEKCDIEEKCDVEENYDVEKNYDVEEKCDIEENYDKADEKTYKEEIGRKHFEETGVKYDEEKTRNNFEEIDENCETVIEEKYNEQIRENFFENVKDNFDEKMRENCFEEIEEKCDEKXXXXXXXXXXXXXXXXXXXXXXXXXXXXXXXXXXXXXXXXXXXXXXXXXXXXXXXXXXXXXXXXXXXXXXXXXXXXXXXXXXXXXXXXXXXXXXXXXXXXXEKYDEKMRESFFEEVEEKYDEKMRENCFEEVEDNFDEKMRESFFEEVEEKYDEKMRENCFEEFEDNFDEKMREHFFEEVEDNFDEKMREHFVEEVKEMYEEVPKKYDVEIGEKYNEEMWKIYEEKIKDNYDELYDKKYDDEKEVEEFFLISDENKEENEYSKVEIQKINNNSFYFENKETYEIDEKVPKMNEEDFVYENNETFECENIFLKREDNDVSENEIEIDEIGEVVKFGKYHLNNKNNTYDDMNILIHDFKNESLIEKCDVDNLDGDDNLDGDDNLDGDDNLDGDDNIDGDDNIDGDDNLDGDDNLCGNDNIENLLKEYKISVNESEELAQDIKEKYEKRDTECVDYFEENSDIIFYNKGKRKTKDVLVGEYSEKYMDNNIEDHELVISRTSIKNDKETLNDDNIDLNNNISNEYINNNNDDIKSVHDSFSISNKNELQEICDILEKSISSNDIKFIDVCIQNKSEIYNNNIMKKKEELNNDNNLNDEMYMSDISNDILKNNEYTKHVDDVYTFDECNSNNLLVGEDEHCVSSMNFEYPFNINKMNAESNNILYTQNDKKKININSFKHPMSYIKCFEYASDSLNYLKALNGLPPLPFLKCKDMKPYMSLFNIVLKVIESNDYNDNFVYILMGDETGCVYVKLCMKYKEYSQVDNTIMLANCYVAIENGHIVLSMNEYSNIFLLTYDSIKYVKKNINYSESKFVELSEYGI, encoded by the exons atgttttttttgtataataaACTGACTGCTGCGTCAAGGAAATctgataatatattaaggGAGCAAAATGCAGATTTGGAAAAAAAGGATGTTACATTAAATTTAcatgaaaagaaaaaagtTGAAGAacataaaaagaataatgACGTTCTTAAAAATGAGGAggataattttttctttgtaTTTGATGACAAAGAGATAAATAAATTGaatgaaataaaagaagaacaatgttatatgaaagaaaatgattttataaatgaaaaaggatatatattaaatgatacaaatatttctactattaataatgatattacatcattaaataataatataatacattcTAGCAATAGTAACATTTTTGTAAATGATTCACCTATGGAAAATTATGACGATAATACAGatgatttttttaaaatagATCAGAATAATTTTAGCTCTTTTCAATTTAATACATCTTTTGAAAATGAGAAAAACGTAAAGGAAGAAGAATTAATGAACcatattgataatattaacGTATGTGATACAATAATAGATAAAACAAATTTTAATACATTAAGTGATATAATACCtaatgataatttatttaacgataatttcaatatttatgaagaaaataataataaaaatgatgtaGTATCAAATGGTTTGTTCatgttaaaaaataattataatatgaattttgggaataatgaaaatgatgTAGTAATAGATAGATTTAATACATTTGAAAATTTAAAACATGATAACAATGAGaagaatttatataatttaaataacGAAATGAGTGATAAGGAATTgtcaaataataataaggatgatatattttctataaaaaataaggtacttataaatgaaaataatatatcgTCAGAAGATAAAgatatatcttttataaataGGAAAATAGAaagtaataaatatgaagaTTATTgtgttaataataatactgaaacaaataatttttcGGATATATTACAAACTGTGTACTCAAAGGATTGTGAACCTACAACAATAAATGAggatataatatataacaattttGAGGTTATggataaaaataataatgatgaatTTGATTTTATTATACCTAATTCATTGAATAAGGAACAAGATAATggaaatgaaaaatatcAGAATGTATTCGATAGTAATAAAAAGAACCTAGAAAATATAGCTGTTGACGATCCTCTTTTCTCCAATTTTTCAGAAGAAAGaaagaatttttttcaaaattgTGATATgtcaaaaaatatttggttagataataaatttgatgagcataatatttttgaaaagAACGAAATGTATGAAGCTAAGAATGCatatgaaaatgaaaattatgATGAAAAGGTTGTGGATGAATCAAGAgaattttttgaaaataatcGTTTTTTTTGGGATGACAAGTATAAAAATGTGGATGAAATTAATGATAGAAGGTTGGTAGAAGAAGAGCGTGATGTAGAAGAAAATTATGTAGAAGAAAATTATGTAGAAGAAAATTATGATGTAGAAGAAAAGTGTGATATAGAAGAAAAGTGTGATGTAGAAGAAAATTATGATGTAGAAAAAAACTATGATGTAGAAGAAAAGTGTGATATAGaagaaaattatgataaagCAGACGAAAAAACATATAAGGAAGAAATAGGAAGAAAACATTTCGAAGAGACCGGAGTAAAAtatgatgaagaaaaaacGCGAAATAATTTTGAAGAAATAGATGAAAACTGTGAAACAGTgatagaagaaaaatataatgaacaaattagagaaaatttttttgaaaatgTAAAAGACAATTTTGATGAAAAAATGAGAGAAAATTGTTTTGAAGAGATTGAAGAAAAATGTGATGAAAAAATNNNNNNNNNNNNNNNNNNNNNNNNNNNNNNNNNNNNNNNNNNNNNNNNNNNNNNNNNNNNNNNNNNNNNNNNNNNNNNNNNNNNNNNNNNNNNNNNNNNNNNNNNNNNNNNNNNNNNNNNNNNNNNNNNNNNNNNNNNNNNNNNNNNNNNNNNNNNNNNNNNNNNNNNNNNNNNNNNNNNNNNNNNNNNNNNNNNNNNNNNNNNNNNNNNNNNNNNNNNNNNNNNNNNNNNNNNNNNNNNNNNNNNNNNNNNNNNNNNNNNNNNNNNNNNNNNNNNNNNNNNNNNNNNNNNNNNNNNNNNagaaaaatatgatgaaaaaatgAGAGAAAGTTTTTTTGAAGAGGttgaagaaaaatatgatgaaaaaatgCGAGAAAATTGTTTTGAAGAGGTTGAAGACAATTTTGATGAAAAAATGAGAGAAAGTTTTTTTGAAGAGGttgaagaaaaatatgatgaaaaaatgAGAGAAAATTGTTTTGAAGAGTTTGAAGACAATTTTGATGAAAAAATGAGAGAACATTTTTTTGAAGAGGTTGAAGACAATTTTGATGAAAAAATGAGAGAACATTTTGTTGAAGAGGTAAAAGAAATGTATGAAGAAGtaccaaaaaaatatgatgTAGAAATAGGAGAAAAGTATAATGAAGAGATGtggaaaatatatgaagaaaaaataaaagataattaTGATGAGCTATATGATAAGaaatatgatgatgaaaaagaaGTAGAAGAgttctttttaatttctgATGAGAATAAAGAAGAGAATGAATATTCCAAGGTTgaaatacaaaaaattaataacaacagtttttattttgaaaataaagaaacCTATGAAATTGACGAGAAAGTACCAAAAATGAATGAAGAAGATTTTgtttatgaaaataatgaaacCTTTGAATGTGAAAACATATTTTTGAAGAGAGAAGATAATGATGTTTCTGAAAATGAAATAGAAATAGATGAAATAGGAGAGGTAGTTAAATTTGGTAAATATCActtgaataataaaaataatacgtatgatgatatgaatatattaatacatgattttaaaaatgaatcACTCATTGAAAAATGTGATGTTGATAATTTAGATGGTGATGATAATTTAGATGGTGATGATAATTTAGATGGTGATGATAATTTAGATggtgatgataatatagatggtgatgataatatagatggtgatgataatttagatggtgatgataatttatgtggtaatgataatattgaaaattTATTGAAAGAATACAAAATATCTGTTAATGAAAGTGAAGAATTAGCACaagatataaaagaaaaatacGAAAAAAGAGATACTGAATGTGTTGATTATTTTGAAGAGAACAgtgatataatattttataataaaggAAAGAGAAAAACAAAGGATGTATTAGTTGGAGAATATTCggaaaaatatatggataataatattgaagACCATGAATTGGTTATATCGCGTACtagtataaaaaatgataaagaaacattaaatgatgataatattgatttaaataataatatttcaaatgaatatataaacaataataatgacGATATAAAAAGTGTACATGATTCATTTTCTAtaagtaataaaaatgaattacAAGAAATTTGTGATATATTAGAAAAGAGTATAAGTAGTAATgatattaaatttattgACGTATGTATACAGAACAAAAGcgaaatatataataacaatattatgaaaaagaaggaggaattaaataatgataataatttaaatgatgaaaTGTATATGTCTGATATTtcaaatgatatattaaaaaataatgagTATACAAAACATGTAGATGATGTATATACTTTTGATGAATGCAATAGTAATAATTTACTTGTAGGAGAAGATGAACATTGCGTTAGTTCAATGAATTTTGAATATCCTTttaacataaataaaatgaatgctgaaagtaataatattttatatacacaaaatgataaaaaaaaaataaatataaattccTTTAAACATCCTATgtcatatataaaatgttttgAATATGCATCAGATAGTTTAAACTATTTAAAAGCTTTAAATGGGTTACCTCCTTTAccatttttaaaatgtaaAGATATGAAACCTTATATGAGtctttttaatattgtTCTGAAGGTTATCGAGTCAAATGATTATAAtg ATAATTTTGTATACATTTTAATGGGTGATGAAACTGGGTGTGTGTATGTGAAATTGTGTATGAAGTATAAGGAGTATTCTCAA GTTGACAATACGATTATGTTAGCTAACTGTTATGTTGCAATTGAAAACGGTCATATTGTTTTATCAATGAATGAATACagtaatatatttttactaACATATGATagtataaaatatgtaaagaaaaatataaattattctGAATCAAAATTTGTTGAATTATCTGAATATGGAATttaa
- a CDS encoding hypothetical protein (conserved Plasmodium protein, unknown function), with amino-acid sequence DKPNNDDKPNNDDKPNNDDKPNKPCTHKINIGSNTLSGKNERQNKNIPKSLQKTTKSVKRENNKFTRRYPEVVKIDFGPITKVLDDESDYSSDDLEDQLYYGYEGLEHEINETDFHIEGILAYGDIMYDINDVDKELDINEEKKTTNTTDKNKKKRNKQSSRKRRTKQNNKYKKEDENIEIHIPQRNYKQEKIEILDKNKKEIKYHNNVKEEQEVKEQEKEVKEQEHEVKEQEHEVKEQEHDVKEQEKGGIKKNDITKITEINIGKEKKDDEEEDEERTDDEDDEEGTDDENDEEETEVDEKEETEEDEEETEQDEEETEEEEKEKEEEEEEEEEEEEEEKEEEEEEKEEEEKEEEEEEKEEEEKEEEEEETENEEDDKKEEDEKKTKERKKKRKQKQKNYKHEGRRKNKMKNDDYDECLKTQNYYPRDMAFEQQQYFPHDIPLEQQNHHPHHIINHQQNHHPHHIINHQQNHHPHHIINHQQNHHPHHIINEQKNPNQCRKSKKQPYDHVHYTSRQDHGPQNNSVVKEHEDNIHDMVNGQYESQDMNKNKKKHKNCKNRNSRKEKKHPINDNSSGESIKHVYNKFPQKPGRHTNNVSLEKQNSHEYNVNIQDGQEPVYFNYEDMLRVDKSLFTTVNNICEIEFISTKNYLMTIIDNDESKHNSLNDNDAILKEINKTQNKFINFQLPLEITVPMALRISERLRAFIFDKELTPYYIKQLTDIFELEKDASKIYYYYLKCQNTYEDKKGLFKNLDSIKLCYDSQIDKNFVYIPKDKIPGALSRISNFVNDLLFLLPEFS; translated from the coding sequence ATGATAAACcaaataatgatgataaaccaaataatgatgataaaccaaataatgatgataaacCAAATAAACCATGCacacataaaataaatataggAAGTAATACATTATCGGGAAAAAATGAACGAcagaataaaaatatccCAAAATCATTACAAAAAACAACAAAATCTGTCAAACgagaaaataataaatttacaCGTAGATATCCAGAAGTAGTGAAAATAGATTTTGGTCCCATAACAAAAGTATTGGATGATGAAAGTGATTATAGTAGTGATGATTTAGAAGATCAACTATATTATGGTTATGAAGGATTAGAACATGAGATTAATGAAACAGATTTTCATATAGAAGGTATATTAGCATATGGTGATATTATgtatgatataaatgatgTGGATAAAGAACTTGATATAAAcgaagaaaaaaaaactacAAACACTACAGAcaagaacaaaaaaaagagaaataAGCAATCTTctagaaaaagaagaacgaaacaaaataataaatataagaaGGAAGACgaaaatatagaaattCATATACCTcaaagaaattataaacaagaaaaaattgagatattagataaaaataaaaaagaaataaaataccATAATAATGTTAAAGAAGAACAGGAAGTAAAGGAACAAGAAAAGGAAGTAAAGGAACAAGAACATGAAGTAAAGGAACAAGAACATGAAGTAAAGGAACAAGAACATGATGTGAAAGAACAAGAAAAAGGGggaataaaaaaaaacgaTATTACTAAAATAACAGAAATAAATATTGGGAAAGAAAAGAAAGACGACGAAGAAGAAGACGAAGAGAGAACAGATGATGAAGACGACGAAGAGGGAACAGATGATGAAAACGACGAAGAAGAAACTGAAGTAgatgaaaaagaagaaacagaagaagatgaagaagaaaCAGAGCaagatgaagaagaaacagaagaagaagaaaaagaaaaagaagaagaagaagaagaagaagaagaagaagaagaagaagaaaaagaagaagaagaagaagaaaaagaagaagaagaaaaagaagaagaagaagaagaaaaagaagaagaagaaaaagaagaagaagaagaagaaacAGAAAACGAAGAAGATGACAAAAAAGAGGAAGatgaaaagaaaacaaaagaaagaaaaaaaaaaagaaaacagaaacaaaaaaattataagCATGAaggaagaagaaaaaataaaatgaaaaatgaTGACTATGATGAATGTTTGAAAACGCAAAATTATTATCCACGTGATATGGCATTTGAACAACAACAATATTTCCCACATGATATTCCATTAGAACAACAAAATCATCACCCAcatcatattataaatcACCAACAAAATCATCACCCAcatcatattataaatcACCAACAAAATCATCACCCAcatcatattataaatcACCAACAAAATCATCACCCAcatcatattataaatgaacaaaaaaatcCTAATCAATGTCGTAAATCAAAGAAACAACCATATGATCATGTTCATTACACCTCAAGACAGGATCATGGACCTCAAAATAATAGCGTTGTAAAAGAACATGAAGATAATATTCATGACATGGTAAATGGACAATACGAATCACAAGATATgaataagaataaaaaaaaacataagAATTGTAAAAATCGAAATTCtagaaaagaaaaaaaacatcctataaatgataattcATCAGGAGAATCGATTAAacatgtatataataaatttcCTCAAAAGCCTGGCCGTCATACAAATAATGTTTCATtagaaaaacaaaatagTCATGAATATAATGTGAATATACAAGATGGACAGGAGCCTGTATATTTTAACTATGAAGATATGTTAAGAGTAGATAAATCTTTGTTTACAACTGTCAATAACATTTGTGAAATCGAATTTATTTctacaaaaaattatttaatgaCAATAATTGATAACGACGAATCAAAACATAATTctttaaatgataatgatgcaatattaaaagaaataaataaaactcaaaataaatttattaattttcAATTACCATTAGAAATTACAGTACCAATGGCTCTTCGTATAAGTGAACGTTTACGTGCCTTTATTTTTGATAAAGAATTAACAccttattatataaaacaattaacagatatatttgaattaGAAAAAGACGCATcaaaaatttattattattatctaaaATGTCAAAATACGTATGAAGATAAAAAAGgtttatttaaaaatttagaTTCAATAAAATTATGCTATGATTCACAAattgataaaaattttgtttatatacCCAAAGATAAAATACCTGGAGCTTTATCCCGTATATCCAACTTCGTTAATgatttactttttttacTTCCAGAATTTAGTTAA
- a CDS encoding early transcribed membrane protein 2, which translates to MKLSKILYFFAALLALNFIAPRDYNTMVEAKAGKKLTPAEIKKRNQKIMLYSSIASAVALLIGGAVGLGIHLNKNKGENKKGTPAAKKTEIKSVNPSISSTIYRA; encoded by the coding sequence atGAAACTCTCCAAAATTTTATACTTCTTCGCAGCCCTCTTAGCTCTCAACTTTATTGCCCCAAGAGATTACAATACCATGGTAGAAGCAAAGGCaggaaaaaaattaacaccagcagaaattaaaaaaagaaaccaaaaaataatgttataCAGTTCTATAGCCTCAGCAGTTGCTTTACTTATTGGTGGTGCAGTTGGTTTAGGtattcatttaaataaaaataaaggaGAAAACAAAAAAGGTACTCCAGCAGCAAAAAAAACTGAAATCAAATCAGTAAACCCATCAATATCCAGTACCATATACAGAGcttaa
- a CDS encoding exported protein (hyp11) codes for MYISLNMCFHNDIDRKKKCKKQLCNFFFFFTTFLYILTFNLDDINKRKNIFKNYIYSILLLILVRRNGYSYNDDFYVKKSPKSITREKKYMCQRIIVEREDAIWKQDFEITLNQSSYEKLGLPFEKKIPYSKRGKEIKKLYDLTKRVTEIWKELLEQMEVKYLIKTHHMNHKWRDFMWESKWALYLEHVYKYINDKLNEPHVPIVEKEVFIQKWFNNTSHDFNYFINFVFERWKHKVKSACEEYEGKKYPSEDNFFKKRILKFFKKK; via the exons atgtatatttcattaaatatgtgttttcataatgatatagatagaaaaaaaaaatgtaaaaaacAATTGTgtaatttcttttttttttttacaacatttttatatattctaaCATTTAACCtagatgatataaataaaagaaaaaatatatttaaaaattatatatattcaatacttttattaattttagTAAGGAGAAATGGTTATTCCTACAATGATGA CTTTTATGTGAAGAAAAGTCCAAAAAGTATTAcaagagaaaaaaaatatatgtgtCAAAGAATAATTGTTGAAAGAGAAGATGCTATATGGAAACAAGATTTCGAAATAACATTAAACCAAAGTAGTTATGAGAAATTAGGTTTACcttttgaaaaaaaaataccATATTCTAAACGTGgaaaagaaattaaaaaacTTTATGATTTAACTAAAAGAGTAACAGAAATATGGAAAGAATTATTAGAACAAATGGAAGTTAAATATTTGATTAAAACTCATCATATGAATCATAAATGGAGAGATTTTATGTGGGAAAGTAAATGGGCACTTTATTTAGAacatgtatataaatatattaatgataaattaaatgaacCACATGTACCTATTGTTGAAAAAGAAGTTTTTATTCAGAAATGGTTTAATAATACTTCTCATgattttaattattttataaattttgtttttgaAAGATGGAAACATAAGGTAAAAAGCGCGTGCGAAGAATATGAAGGTAAAAAATATCCTTCAGAAGATAATTTCTTCAAAAAAAGAATACTCaaatttttcaaaaaaaaataa